A portion of the Pseudoalteromonas luteoviolacea genome contains these proteins:
- a CDS encoding YHYH protein yields MAMSAFQLSSITLLFLSLTGCGGGGADNASSPTNSTENTVPQCAVNSIDIPRGSGAVAVSDSLQCSDADGDTLSYEPSTIQSDGVASGSYTQTITISDGQGGQTQVALPYQITNQAPSCLQSSQPEVSLSQSSLIVSSYLSCNDNNGDSLTFTPQAIDTSEQTAGEYTQQISYSDGELSASLDFKYTLSGDVQTELTRCELIRQSVEMSPESDVVVTCDDSYAYITSDTYPNHDLMNGIKATNEQIPVPAVGYAAPIKLESQPAASPTTIDAALGVAINGVPIYDYSAAGELDLFNYDPSVDTVALGQLDNCGGHAGRGDDYHYHAAPTCMMDAMETLSDDTIIGWGYDGYPLYGFNNPDGSAISQGDLELCNGIADDTFGYRYHLSAAPPYVFQCLVGEVDTRDLPRVAPLSGGADRANLRPPSGDVQNLTHTVDADGKRTMRYDYQGENYYVTYSPSKDKANCYEFEMKAISNSGAIQTGTYCR; encoded by the coding sequence ATGGCAATGTCGGCATTTCAATTAAGCAGTATAACCCTGTTATTTTTATCACTCACTGGCTGTGGTGGAGGCGGTGCGGATAATGCGTCATCACCGACCAATTCGACAGAAAACACAGTACCACAATGCGCCGTCAATTCGATTGATATACCACGAGGCAGCGGTGCTGTCGCAGTCAGTGACTCATTACAATGCAGCGATGCGGATGGCGATACACTGAGTTATGAGCCAAGTACAATTCAAAGTGATGGGGTTGCATCTGGTTCGTACACTCAAACTATAACTATCTCCGATGGCCAAGGTGGTCAAACGCAAGTGGCGTTGCCATATCAAATCACAAATCAAGCACCGAGCTGCTTGCAAAGCAGCCAGCCGGAAGTGTCTTTATCCCAGTCAAGCTTGATTGTTAGCAGTTATTTATCTTGTAATGATAACAATGGCGACAGCCTGACTTTTACACCGCAAGCTATTGATACCTCTGAGCAAACAGCAGGCGAATATACCCAGCAAATAAGCTACAGCGATGGGGAGCTTAGTGCCTCGTTAGATTTCAAATATACGCTCAGCGGTGATGTGCAAACGGAACTCACACGTTGTGAACTCATTCGCCAATCAGTGGAGATGTCTCCGGAAAGTGATGTTGTTGTAACCTGTGATGATAGTTATGCCTATATCACGTCAGATACTTACCCCAATCATGACTTGATGAACGGTATAAAGGCAACGAATGAACAGATCCCTGTCCCTGCGGTTGGCTATGCCGCGCCAATTAAATTGGAGTCGCAACCTGCGGCTAGCCCTACGACGATTGATGCAGCGCTCGGTGTGGCAATAAATGGGGTGCCCATTTATGACTACTCTGCTGCGGGTGAACTCGACTTGTTTAATTACGACCCAAGTGTTGATACGGTTGCACTTGGGCAATTAGATAATTGCGGTGGTCATGCGGGCAGAGGGGATGATTATCACTATCATGCTGCACCCACTTGTATGATGGATGCGATGGAGACGCTCAGCGACGATACCATTATCGGCTGGGGGTACGATGGTTATCCGCTCTATGGCTTTAACAACCCTGATGGCAGTGCTATCTCGCAAGGAGATTTGGAGTTGTGTAATGGTATTGCTGATGACACATTTGGTTATCGATATCATTTATCCGCTGCGCCCCCTTATGTGTTTCAGTGCTTAGTCGGTGAAGTGGATACTCGTGATTTACCGCGCGTTGCGCCATTGAGTGGTGGGGCAGATCGCGCCAATTTGAGACCGCCTTCAGGTGATGTGCAAAACTTAACGCATACTGTAGATGCCGATGGTAAACGAACCATGCGTTACGACTATCAAGGCGAGAATTATTATGTCACTTATTCACCCAGTAAAGACAAAGCCAATTGTTATGAATTTGAAATGAAAGCCATTTCTAATAGTGGTGCTATTCAAACTGGGACATACTGCCGATGA
- a CDS encoding serine protease produces the protein MLSSIQSAFLLAMATSPLMSNASNHHVVITHPQQINGPITTNEIEPRIVGGNEAAPYSYPFMGSLYLKKSDTNSEFWCGISFIGDNKVLTASHCVANHSADQFIVKFGGHDVTDSAQWQTYQVENMVMHEHYKLRMDYDNDIAVLTLGRPVTNIQPIKLATQDVKNTLVAGDMLRIIGWGKLSEKGALATKLQEVDVPFITNTVCNGATHYNGLVSDTMICAGFDEGGKDACQGDSGGPLIVKQNDEWIQLGIASWGNGCAQPNRPGVYTDVASLFYWTYANTNEFGFSAQLRDLYLPDEPAASISGSFTNTLDTTLSIAEFTLVSEPNKSTHDVEIISQNCANSTLISMQSCQFEVRTQDAVPYGQYTFDVSIEEPGKTTYSSELSYHKVTDISASVNAHLSTPDNIKWSTGGDEKWYTDTTDSSTKALLSGQITDKQTTPSLQKQSQKTYLLLEVNDAHISTVSFDYLLSSEKDHDMLKINHNGAEIHSDSGQNKELVNVSIDLEKGPNQILIEYSKDHNGSVGNDNVAIQNISFTSTNQYPSANIKQASIDVRSGFDYVLDASQSSDSDGDSITFQWIDLNDPKKVIGTESTLPLTAQSTSQDISKTYQVLVTDQYNATSTAQVNVHIAANRAPEIHFNNRDFIARSGAEFIIDASATTDPEQDLLHFTWHSLNAPNNVISNTDTLTISPSQDVEHSTIRYQLTVTDHLGASSTQIIEVQVVKNTAPELSLVSHTQMVSSGETVLITSQAADPDGDNITYIWAQTSGTKISFPDHTEQLSFVAPEVTQAERLTFSLTVTDAYGSSQSKNIGITVNAKKDSGSFSYITLLLMLMTTGMRRRFDRK, from the coding sequence ATGCTCAGCAGTATCCAGAGCGCTTTTCTGCTTGCCATGGCGACTTCACCATTGATGAGTAATGCAAGCAATCACCATGTCGTGATCACACACCCCCAGCAAATTAATGGTCCCATAACAACAAACGAAATAGAGCCACGTATTGTCGGCGGCAATGAAGCGGCCCCTTATTCCTACCCATTTATGGGAAGCCTCTACTTAAAAAAAAGCGACACAAACAGCGAGTTTTGGTGTGGTATATCATTTATCGGCGATAACAAGGTTCTGACGGCAAGCCACTGTGTTGCAAACCACAGTGCTGACCAGTTTATCGTAAAATTTGGGGGCCATGATGTAACAGACAGTGCGCAGTGGCAAACATATCAAGTAGAGAACATGGTCATGCATGAGCACTACAAATTGAGAATGGATTACGATAATGACATTGCCGTTTTAACACTGGGCCGTCCGGTTACAAACATTCAACCCATTAAACTTGCCACTCAAGATGTGAAAAATACGCTCGTCGCAGGCGATATGTTACGTATCATCGGCTGGGGTAAATTAAGCGAAAAAGGCGCGCTAGCAACGAAGCTGCAAGAAGTCGACGTGCCTTTTATAACCAACACTGTGTGCAATGGCGCGACCCATTATAATGGCCTCGTTTCAGATACTATGATCTGTGCAGGCTTTGATGAAGGTGGCAAAGATGCTTGCCAAGGCGACAGTGGTGGCCCTTTAATTGTTAAGCAAAATGATGAATGGATACAGCTAGGCATTGCAAGTTGGGGAAATGGCTGCGCCCAACCAAATCGACCTGGAGTTTATACTGATGTTGCTTCCTTGTTTTATTGGACTTATGCCAATACCAACGAGTTTGGGTTTTCTGCACAGTTACGCGACTTATATTTACCAGATGAGCCTGCGGCTTCGATTTCTGGATCTTTTACAAACACACTAGATACCACACTGTCTATTGCTGAATTCACTTTGGTAAGCGAGCCTAATAAATCCACACATGATGTAGAAATAATCAGTCAAAATTGTGCTAATTCGACCCTTATCTCGATGCAATCATGTCAATTTGAAGTGCGTACACAAGATGCTGTCCCTTATGGGCAATACACATTTGACGTGTCAATTGAGGAGCCGGGAAAAACCACCTACTCCAGTGAGCTAAGTTATCATAAAGTTACCGATATCAGCGCTTCAGTGAATGCGCATTTATCGACACCGGATAACATAAAGTGGTCAACTGGAGGAGATGAAAAATGGTATACCGATACAACCGACTCAAGTACCAAAGCACTATTGAGCGGTCAAATTACCGATAAACAAACGACGCCTTCTTTACAAAAGCAATCGCAAAAAACATATCTACTCTTAGAAGTAAATGATGCCCACATAAGCACAGTCAGCTTTGACTATTTGCTTTCAAGTGAGAAGGATCATGACATGCTCAAAATAAACCATAACGGAGCAGAGATCCATTCTGATAGCGGTCAAAATAAGGAATTAGTCAATGTCAGTATTGACCTAGAGAAAGGCCCTAATCAAATTCTCATTGAGTATAGTAAGGATCATAATGGCTCCGTGGGCAACGATAACGTTGCTATTCAAAATATCTCGTTCACTTCTACAAACCAGTACCCTAGCGCAAATATAAAACAGGCTAGTATTGACGTGCGTAGTGGATTTGATTACGTGCTAGATGCTAGCCAATCATCAGACTCTGATGGTGATTCAATTACTTTTCAGTGGATTGACTTAAATGACCCCAAGAAAGTGATTGGCACCGAAAGCACGCTTCCTCTCACCGCACAGAGTACATCTCAGGATATATCGAAAACATATCAAGTCTTAGTTACTGACCAGTACAATGCCACTTCAACTGCCCAGGTAAACGTTCACATAGCAGCAAACAGAGCCCCTGAAATTCACTTTAACAATCGTGATTTTATTGCCAGAAGTGGCGCTGAATTTATCATCGATGCGAGCGCCACAACTGACCCAGAACAAGATCTGCTGCACTTCACTTGGCACTCACTCAATGCACCAAATAACGTAATAAGTAATACAGATACGCTTACCATTTCGCCGAGTCAAGACGTTGAGCACTCAACTATTCGTTATCAGCTCACAGTGACCGACCATCTTGGCGCAAGCTCAACGCAGATCATAGAAGTTCAGGTTGTTAAGAACACTGCCCCAGAGCTCTCGTTGGTAAGTCACACCCAAATGGTTTCCTCAGGAGAAACTGTCTTGATCACCTCTCAGGCAGCCGACCCCGATGGCGATAATATCACCTATATTTGGGCACAAACGTCTGGCACTAAAATCTCTTTTCCAGATCACACCGAGCAACTTAGCTTTGTTGCCCCTGAAGTTACTCAAGCTGAACGCTTGACGTTTAGCTTAACGGTCACAGACGCTTATGGGTCATCACAATCTAAAAATATCGGCATTACGGTTAATGCCAAAAAAGACAGCGGTTCATTTAGTTATATCACTTTGCTGCTTATGCTAATGACTACCGGTATGAGAAGACGGTTCGACCGCAAATAA
- the zigA gene encoding zinc metallochaperone GTPase ZigA, with the protein MLHTPSKLPVTVLSGFLGAGKTTLLNHILNNRDGLKIAVIVNDMSEINIDAATVKNEIGVNRAQEKLVEMSNGCICCTLREDLLEEITQLAKEGKYDYLVIESTGISEPLPVAETFTFTDENGQSLSNVATLDTMVTVVDALNFLKDYGQAQYLQDVGESLGEDDHRNVADLLVDQIEFADVIVINKTDLVTETELRRLQSILSTLNTEAIQIPVLNGQVPLKQILATGKFSFEKAQLAPGWLKELRGEHVPETEEFGISSFVYAARKPFHPQRFYDFLHSKDKKGKLIRSKGFFWLASRPQFAGSWNQAGGMAQYGVAGLFWKAVPQEQWPTDPEYIDAIQDMWEEPYGDMRQELVFIGQKLDKQAIIDALNDCLLTDEEMALGMQLWSTLPDPFPEWETR; encoded by the coding sequence ATGTTACATACACCGTCAAAATTACCTGTTACAGTACTTTCCGGTTTTCTTGGTGCGGGGAAGACCACACTGTTAAACCACATACTCAATAACCGAGATGGGCTAAAAATAGCGGTTATTGTCAACGATATGAGCGAGATTAATATCGACGCCGCCACCGTTAAAAATGAAATCGGCGTTAATCGAGCACAAGAAAAACTCGTCGAAATGAGCAATGGCTGTATTTGCTGCACGCTACGAGAAGACTTACTTGAAGAGATCACTCAGCTCGCCAAAGAAGGGAAATACGATTACCTCGTTATTGAATCCACAGGTATATCTGAGCCTCTCCCTGTGGCTGAAACCTTCACCTTTACTGATGAAAATGGCCAGAGCTTGTCTAATGTTGCCACCTTAGATACCATGGTGACGGTTGTCGATGCCCTTAACTTTTTAAAAGACTACGGCCAAGCCCAATACTTACAAGACGTTGGAGAAAGCTTAGGTGAAGACGACCACCGCAATGTTGCTGACTTGTTAGTCGACCAAATAGAGTTTGCTGATGTGATTGTGATCAATAAAACCGATCTGGTCACTGAGACTGAGCTACGTCGTCTACAGAGCATCTTAAGTACGCTCAATACCGAAGCCATTCAAATACCCGTATTAAACGGTCAAGTGCCGCTCAAACAGATCCTTGCAACAGGTAAGTTCAGTTTTGAAAAAGCGCAGCTTGCACCGGGATGGCTAAAAGAGCTACGTGGTGAACATGTGCCAGAAACAGAAGAATTTGGCATCAGCAGTTTTGTGTATGCCGCACGAAAGCCTTTTCACCCTCAAAGATTTTATGACTTTTTACACAGCAAAGATAAAAAAGGGAAGCTCATCCGCTCTAAGGGCTTTTTTTGGCTTGCATCCCGCCCACAGTTTGCTGGTAGCTGGAATCAAGCAGGCGGTATGGCGCAATATGGCGTGGCGGGTCTGTTTTGGAAAGCCGTCCCCCAAGAGCAGTGGCCGACCGATCCAGAGTATATTGATGCAATACAAGATATGTGGGAAGAACCTTACGGCGACATGCGCCAAGAGCTCGTGTTTATCGGCCAAAAACTCGATAAACAAGCAATTATCGACGCACTGAATGACTGTTTGCTAACCGATGAAGAAATGGCACTCGGTATGCAGCTTTGGAGCACACTACCCGATCCATTTCCAGAGTGGGAAACAAGGTAG
- a CDS encoding nucleoside recognition domain-containing protein, translating to MTQFIDVQTFYPEQKQKNNWLLIGKESVGKTAFTENLIGKKSGKSNFQGSSLFCKEYSWNGQTITDTPGIQTSMDSVVTSQVLSRLKTSEHIILTLKASDLQSDLSDLWHLAKGQTGIVILTYWDVVKDKAGVKEELARLRESTNLAWVTVDNREISDQQLTEIERALSRPSRFPNRVPTLTANWSVKPKLLFFEKTGLAPLLSFVLLVLPAWLAVTNANTFADWLYPTIEQPVDLIKAKLSHLPEPFNHMMVGDYGLVSMLPFLILYALPTVVIFSIIISLYKTTGLIDRLSYRLDPVMHKLGLSGRDLVRVIMGFGCNVPAIIQTRNCSCCTRGSCVSAISFGSACSYQLPATVAVFSAAGKPYLTLPYLIILAVTTCIYLIATTSAAQRKAAASHNLLNRGFLQPPNWRFAFNEMMDVLKSFFMTAFPLFVGICLAAGFLAWLGFFDALIGVIAPLMSVVNLPESAAIAVILGAIRKDGLAIGLIDSSTQGLKIAEITDVQLLCAVYLAGVMLPCIVSLLTIIREMQWRFATKMVLRQISWAVMFTMSLSWGIGWVLS from the coding sequence ATGACGCAGTTTATTGATGTACAAACTTTTTACCCAGAGCAAAAACAAAAAAATAATTGGTTATTGATTGGTAAAGAGAGCGTGGGTAAAACCGCGTTCACGGAAAACTTGATTGGTAAAAAGTCAGGTAAAAGCAACTTTCAAGGTAGCTCTTTATTTTGCAAAGAGTACTCATGGAATGGCCAAACAATCACTGACACCCCTGGTATTCAAACCAGTATGGACAGTGTGGTGACTTCTCAAGTTTTGAGCCGATTAAAAACCAGTGAGCATATTATTTTGACGCTAAAGGCGTCTGATTTACAGAGTGATTTGTCTGACCTATGGCACCTGGCAAAAGGGCAAACAGGCATTGTAATTTTAACTTACTGGGATGTAGTGAAAGACAAGGCAGGCGTTAAGGAGGAGCTGGCGAGACTTCGAGAAAGCACTAATTTGGCTTGGGTAACTGTTGATAATCGGGAAATTTCAGATCAGCAACTGACAGAAATCGAGCGGGCGTTATCGCGTCCATCTCGATTTCCAAACAGGGTACCAACGCTAACGGCTAATTGGTCGGTAAAACCCAAGTTATTGTTTTTTGAAAAAACCGGTTTGGCTCCTTTGTTGTCCTTTGTATTACTGGTGCTGCCCGCATGGCTTGCCGTGACCAATGCAAATACATTTGCCGATTGGTTGTACCCGACGATTGAACAGCCAGTCGACTTGATTAAAGCAAAGCTCTCCCATTTGCCTGAACCGTTTAACCATATGATGGTGGGCGATTATGGTTTAGTGTCTATGCTGCCATTTTTGATCCTGTATGCATTGCCGACGGTGGTCATTTTTTCGATTATTATTTCCTTGTATAAAACCACAGGGCTCATAGATAGACTGTCTTATCGTTTAGACCCAGTTATGCACAAACTCGGATTAAGTGGTCGTGACTTGGTACGTGTGATCATGGGATTTGGCTGCAATGTACCTGCGATAATTCAAACCCGCAATTGTTCTTGCTGTACTCGTGGCAGCTGTGTATCGGCGATATCGTTTGGCTCTGCTTGCTCATATCAATTGCCAGCCACTGTTGCGGTGTTCTCCGCAGCGGGTAAGCCCTATTTAACCTTACCGTATTTGATCATTTTAGCCGTGACTACCTGCATTTATTTGATTGCGACAACCTCTGCGGCACAACGAAAAGCAGCTGCCTCTCATAACTTATTGAATCGAGGGTTTTTACAGCCGCCTAATTGGCGTTTTGCATTCAATGAAATGATGGATGTGCTCAAGTCATTTTTTATGACGGCATTCCCGCTTTTTGTGGGGATCTGTTTAGCGGCTGGATTTTTAGCATGGCTTGGCTTTTTCGATGCGCTAATTGGCGTGATAGCGCCATTGATGAGTGTGGTCAATTTACCTGAGAGCGCAGCAATTGCAGTGATCTTGGGCGCCATTCGTAAAGATGGTTTGGCGATTGGGTTGATTGATAGTAGTACACAAGGGCTAAAAATCGCTGAAATCACAGACGTTCAATTGTTATGTGCGGTGTATTTGGCGGGAGTGATGTTGCCTTGTATTGTATCACTGCTCACCATTATTCGGGAAATGCAGTGGCGCTTTGCAACTAAAATGGTGCTAAGACAAATCTCATGGGCAGTGATGTTTACCATGTCTTTGTCTTGGGGGATAGGTTGGGTTTTAAGCTAA
- a CDS encoding TraR/DksA family transcriptional regulator gives MTSAIEQKIINAPESDYMNDEQLAFFKELLIELHDTTRARIKEAKEEMLNQPDLPDFNDRASWEEQCELLMRIVDREQKLLPKIQLSLERIRLGTYGYCLETGEPIGVQRLMARPTAEYCIDVKACQEMKEHLIRS, from the coding sequence ATGACCTCCGCAATTGAACAAAAAATTATTAATGCTCCTGAGTCAGACTATATGAATGACGAGCAACTGGCATTTTTCAAAGAGCTACTCATTGAGCTACACGACACTACAAGAGCTCGAATAAAAGAAGCCAAAGAGGAAATGCTTAACCAACCAGATTTACCAGACTTTAACGACCGGGCCTCTTGGGAAGAGCAATGCGAACTCCTTATGCGTATTGTAGACAGAGAGCAAAAGTTGCTGCCTAAAATTCAACTTTCCCTTGAGCGCATTCGTTTAGGCACCTATGGGTATTGCCTCGAAACTGGCGAGCCCATCGGAGTCCAACGACTGATGGCAAGGCCAACCGCAGAATACTGTATTGACGTTAAAGCATGCCAAGAGATGAAGGAGCATTTAATCCGCTCTTAA
- a CDS encoding NAD(P)/FAD-dependent oxidoreductase: MIKTEVVIVGAGPAGLGCAALLKQMGIEDEELIVLERGEVGESFLRWPESMRFITPSFPCNGYHQTDLNAITPDTSPAFNAGKEHLSGKEYAKYLSMVVNHYKIPVTTQTELLEVSSIGPSDGFYLRTSDSEIKCKFLIWAGGEFQSPSMNAFSGAELCQHNTHIRDWQSLEQGHYVVIGGYESGVDATFNLAKSANKVTLLDCKPNDADTYDPSQVLSPYTMERMKSIADNKDIDYDGEFEVSSVYKEGDEYVVQSTDGNEVRTPFPPINCTGFEMDLGPVSDLFVYQDNGYPWVSAFDESTKRRNLFLAGPRLYHDPTLLCFIYKFRGRFSAPCRVIGSELELDMSVMKHYRQAGMVLEDMDCCKQQECFC; encoded by the coding sequence ATGATCAAAACGGAAGTCGTAATCGTTGGTGCAGGCCCTGCGGGGCTTGGGTGTGCAGCTTTATTAAAGCAAATGGGGATTGAAGATGAAGAACTCATTGTGCTTGAACGAGGCGAGGTGGGGGAGAGCTTTTTAAGATGGCCAGAAAGTATGCGCTTTATTACCCCTTCCTTTCCTTGTAATGGCTATCACCAGACAGACTTAAACGCCATCACCCCAGATACTTCACCTGCTTTTAATGCAGGTAAAGAGCACTTGAGCGGCAAAGAGTATGCGAAGTATCTCAGCATGGTGGTTAACCATTACAAAATTCCGGTTACAACACAGACTGAGCTACTGGAAGTCTCATCGATAGGGCCAAGTGATGGGTTTTATTTACGAACAAGTGATTCTGAGATTAAGTGTAAATTTTTAATTTGGGCTGGTGGCGAATTTCAATCACCCAGTATGAATGCCTTTAGTGGCGCAGAGCTGTGTCAGCACAATACCCATATTCGTGATTGGCAATCATTAGAACAAGGTCACTATGTGGTTATTGGCGGGTATGAGAGTGGCGTTGATGCCACGTTTAATTTGGCAAAATCAGCAAATAAAGTCACGCTACTCGATTGTAAGCCAAATGACGCCGATACCTACGACCCCAGCCAAGTTTTATCTCCGTATACCATGGAGCGAATGAAGTCGATTGCAGACAATAAGGACATTGACTATGACGGCGAATTTGAAGTCAGCTCTGTGTACAAAGAGGGCGATGAGTATGTTGTCCAATCTACCGATGGCAACGAGGTGCGTACGCCATTTCCACCGATAAACTGCACCGGCTTTGAGATGGATCTTGGGCCAGTGTCAGACCTTTTTGTCTATCAAGATAATGGCTATCCATGGGTTAGCGCATTCGATGAGTCGACTAAACGCAGAAATCTATTTTTAGCAGGGCCGAGACTTTATCATGATCCAACTCTGCTGTGTTTTATCTATAAGTTTAGAGGTCGTTTTTCTGCGCCGTGCAGGGTCATTGGTTCAGAACTAGAGCTTGATATGTCTGTGATGAAACATTACCGCCAAGCAGGCATGGTGCTTGAAGATATGGATTGTTGCAAGCAGCAGGAGTGCTTCTGCTAA
- a CDS encoding LytR/AlgR family response regulator transcription factor encodes MNTKTVIIVDDEPAARQNLRDVIHDFAELHIVAEAADGTSAIEQITNKRPDIVFLDVEMPELNGFDVAKATQDINYQLIFMTAYEHYALKAFDTKAIDYLVKPARPELITKSINKIIHQQSCYHTNKPSERLILRDHAEQKVIEFDHINFIESIGRYRRVHLTEHGAQAHNTETIISEHTLDSFEAQLPSSQFYRLHRSYIIHAIRLIEFKYQNRKHFVRLAGTDAPIPVSRSYVSTLKAHIAQGGK; translated from the coding sequence ATGAATACTAAAACCGTGATCATTGTCGATGACGAACCCGCGGCCAGACAAAACTTGAGAGATGTGATCCATGATTTTGCTGAGCTACACATTGTTGCTGAAGCGGCCGATGGCACATCCGCCATTGAACAAATAACAAACAAACGTCCTGATATCGTCTTTCTCGATGTTGAGATGCCAGAATTAAATGGCTTTGATGTTGCCAAAGCGACCCAAGATATAAACTATCAGCTTATTTTTATGACCGCTTACGAGCACTATGCCCTAAAAGCCTTTGATACCAAAGCCATTGATTATTTAGTCAAACCAGCAAGGCCAGAACTCATAACAAAAAGCATCAATAAAATAATCCATCAACAGAGCTGCTACCACACTAATAAACCGTCCGAACGCCTAATCCTCCGCGATCACGCTGAACAAAAAGTCATTGAATTTGACCATATTAACTTTATCGAAAGCATTGGTCGATATCGCCGAGTTCATTTAACCGAGCACGGTGCTCAAGCGCATAACACTGAAACCATTATCTCTGAACACACTCTCGATAGTTTTGAAGCGCAGCTACCAAGTTCGCAATTTTATCGTCTACATCGAAGCTACATCATTCATGCTATACGGCTCATAGAATTTAAATACCAAAATCGAAAGCACTTTGTGCGACTTGCTGGTACCGATGCACCCATCCCTGTTTCACGCAGTTATGTCAGCACTTTAAAAGCGCATATTGCTCAAGGCGGTAAATAG
- a CDS encoding sensor histidine kinase has translation MDKLDMPPSQIGLYNKRKTQAWIFLLIWPWFNILLLSSVLFVLDAFTLQLFAQATFKVWSGFGAGYLLFNALEPVLARLFPPHLRHNIWMLRPFVIIILYALIGPIVNLPINPAAPQVTFLPIVIMLLETLVYIAVMLMFKQQTYHFQSQLQTQKAELQILKMQSNPHFLFNTLNLIASEVTHNPQNAKGLIYDLSDLLRQTIQQAKKQFIPLEQELKLVELYLVLQQKRFADRFTFDIDCHSALEQLPVPSLLLLPIVENAVKYGIAPYAKAGHISIIIEEQDTDLLIEVQDTGVQFDDKQVVQGEGLRITTETLKLHYLSNASLLLKSSDEGTSAYIKLPA, from the coding sequence GTGGATAAATTAGATATGCCACCGAGTCAAATTGGGCTATATAACAAAAGAAAAACGCAAGCTTGGATATTTTTACTGATTTGGCCTTGGTTCAATATCTTGCTGCTGTCGAGCGTATTATTTGTGCTTGATGCCTTCACACTACAGTTATTTGCTCAGGCTACATTCAAGGTTTGGAGCGGGTTTGGCGCAGGTTACCTTTTGTTTAATGCCTTAGAGCCTGTGTTAGCGCGACTTTTTCCACCACACCTACGTCACAATATTTGGATGCTTAGGCCGTTTGTCATCATAATACTCTATGCACTCATTGGCCCAATTGTGAACTTACCCATCAACCCCGCAGCCCCTCAAGTGACTTTTTTACCGATTGTCATTATGTTACTTGAGACCTTGGTTTACATTGCGGTGATGCTCATGTTTAAACAGCAAACATATCACTTTCAATCACAGCTACAAACACAAAAAGCAGAACTACAAATACTAAAAATGCAGTCTAACCCACACTTTTTATTTAATACGCTTAACCTCATCGCAAGCGAAGTGACACATAACCCACAAAACGCAAAAGGCTTAATTTACGACTTGAGCGACCTACTACGTCAAACCATTCAACAGGCCAAAAAGCAATTTATCCCTCTTGAGCAAGAGCTAAAGCTGGTAGAACTGTATTTGGTTTTACAGCAAAAACGTTTTGCCGACAGGTTCACCTTTGATATTGATTGCCATAGTGCATTGGAACAGCTGCCTGTCCCCTCTTTACTCTTATTACCTATTGTCGAAAACGCCGTGAAATACGGCATTGCGCCCTATGCCAAGGCGGGCCATATCAGTATCATTATTGAAGAACAAGACACTGATCTGCTGATTGAAGTACAAGATACCGGTGTGCAGTTTGATGACAAACAAGTTGTACAAGGTGAAGGGCTGCGTATCACAACTGAAACCCTCAAATTACACTACTTAAGCAATGCCTCATTATTGCTAAAATCCAGTGACGAAGGCACCAGTGCATATATCAAATTACCAGCATAA
- a CDS encoding helix-turn-helix transcriptional regulator: MSSTRRIKTENFRAYVQRSMRQLRKERKWTQEQLGKKLGVDQASISNYESGKTDMTCTQLFELFLIFGKDLSGVFEFKSSTITNRQQEKQGKE; encoded by the coding sequence GTGAGTAGCACAAGAAGGATCAAGACAGAAAACTTTAGAGCGTATGTCCAACGCTCAATGCGGCAGCTGCGCAAAGAAAGAAAATGGACACAAGAACAATTAGGGAAAAAGCTCGGTGTCGACCAAGCATCAATTAGTAATTATGAGTCTGGCAAAACAGATATGACATGCACTCAACTATTTGAGCTATTTCTTATATTTGGTAAGGATTTGAGCGGAGTCTTCGAATTTAAATCTTCAACAATTACCAATAGACAACAAGAAAAACAAGGAAAGGAGTAA